A single genomic interval of Stenotrophomonas bentonitica harbors:
- a CDS encoding sensor histidine kinase — MFASLSLILRILLAWAAALVVAGFVWSGFFHGMDEGPGWVFGLLSLFLMVTALGSCITHLRRVSTLAGRLDSATLSSRQRRQIELPMDAGAAFSLVEQAIRELPRVEDIESAAGSLQVRAYVRRVDPYNGRPPSRWNLPARLAIKRNTVLATVTPGQGTSSVTLVFEPDAGVWADLLAVDEGSNYENAEAVGRAITRHVAEQRRDEQAAAEQTATEKELSVARLNLLHAQVEPHFLYNTLANAQVLTRTDPPRADQMLGHLIQYLRSSLPSVDESMSTLGVELERTQAYLEILKIRMGARLALQVDVPPALNSLPLPSMALQTLVENAIKHGLEPKPGGGTVWIIARAFDDHVTLTVADDGLGFGQGGSSGTGIGLKNLRERLRLTCGERAGVAIVSNFPSGVAATITLPRDAREAIHAA, encoded by the coding sequence GTGTTTGCCAGCCTATCCCTGATTCTTCGCATCCTGCTGGCCTGGGCCGCCGCGCTGGTCGTGGCCGGCTTCGTCTGGAGCGGCTTCTTCCACGGCATGGACGAGGGCCCGGGCTGGGTGTTCGGCCTGCTGTCCCTGTTCCTGATGGTCACCGCGCTGGGCAGCTGCATCACCCACCTGCGCCGGGTCTCGACCCTGGCCGGCCGCCTGGATTCAGCCACCCTCTCCAGCCGCCAGCGCCGCCAGATCGAGCTGCCGATGGACGCCGGCGCCGCCTTCAGCCTGGTCGAACAGGCGATCCGGGAGCTGCCGCGCGTGGAAGACATCGAAAGCGCGGCCGGTAGCCTGCAGGTGCGCGCCTACGTCCGCCGCGTGGACCCCTACAACGGCCGCCCGCCGTCGCGCTGGAACCTGCCCGCGCGGCTGGCCATCAAGCGCAACACCGTGCTGGCCACGGTCACCCCGGGGCAGGGCACCAGCAGCGTGACCCTGGTGTTCGAACCCGACGCCGGCGTCTGGGCCGACCTGCTCGCGGTGGACGAAGGCAGCAACTACGAGAACGCCGAAGCCGTCGGCCGCGCCATCACCCGGCACGTGGCCGAACAGCGTCGCGACGAACAGGCCGCGGCCGAGCAGACCGCCACCGAAAAGGAACTCTCGGTAGCCCGCCTGAACCTGCTGCACGCCCAAGTGGAACCGCACTTCCTGTACAACACGCTGGCCAACGCGCAGGTGCTGACCCGCACCGATCCGCCGCGCGCCGACCAGATGCTCGGGCATCTGATCCAATACCTGCGCAGTTCGCTGCCGAGCGTGGACGAGTCGATGTCCACCCTGGGCGTGGAGCTGGAACGTACCCAGGCCTATCTGGAAATCCTCAAGATCCGCATGGGCGCGCGGCTGGCGCTGCAGGTGGATGTTCCGCCCGCGCTGAACAGCCTGCCGCTGCCGTCGATGGCGCTGCAGACCCTGGTTGAAAATGCGATCAAGCACGGGCTGGAGCCCAAGCCCGGTGGAGGCACGGTGTGGATCATCGCGCGCGCCTTCGACGACCATGTCACCCTTACCGTGGCCGACGACGGCCTGGGCTTCGGCCAGGGCGGCAGCAGCGGTACCGGTATCGGGCTCAAGAACCTGCGCGAACGGCTGCGCCTGACCTGCGGCGAACGCGCCGGCGTGGCCATCGTGTCCAATTTCCCCAGCGGCGTGGCGGCAACGATCACCCTGCCGCGCGACGCACGCGAGGCGATCCATGCAGCTTGA
- a CDS encoding M28 family metallopeptidase, with translation MKRVVLSVLALSVSSALMAATPKFDGARISADVKELASDAYEGRSPATAGEEKTIAFLSKQFAAAGLQPGGDLKDGKRLWTQAVPLRKGDIVGAPSLALSSQGKPQTLTQGKEIAVRAAMNGASEVDIQNAPLVFLGYGVNAPERNWNDFKDVDLKGKIAVVLINDPDFETGEGSFDGKGMTYYGRWTYKYEEGARQGALGVLIVHETAPASYGWATVAGSNTNTMFDVVRDNPAEAHPLLEGWIQRDLAVDLFKRAGQDFEALKKKAQRPDFKPVELKGETLSAKYAVKTEVITSHNVAARLEGSKHPDETVVYSAHWDHIGVGKPDANGDTIFNGALDNASGTASLVELARGFAKGPRPERSVLFLAVTAEEKGLLGSEYYATHPLYPLAKTVAVINMDGMAPFGPSRDFGIYGSAKLELLDQLKDVAKGWDIRYTPDPKPEAGLFFRSDHFPFAKRGVPAVSYSAGQDWVDGGIEAGKKASDDYTAKRYHQQGDEWQPDWKFAGAARDLEVLYTLGNQLANSRAWPNWSDDSQFRATRDASATDRK, from the coding sequence ATGAAGCGAGTGGTACTGAGCGTGCTGGCCCTGTCGGTGTCCAGCGCCCTGATGGCGGCGACGCCGAAATTCGACGGCGCGCGGATCTCCGCCGACGTCAAGGAACTGGCGTCCGACGCCTATGAAGGCCGCTCCCCGGCCACCGCCGGCGAAGAGAAGACCATCGCCTTCCTCAGCAAGCAGTTCGCGGCCGCCGGCCTGCAGCCGGGCGGCGACCTGAAGGACGGCAAGCGCCTGTGGACCCAGGCGGTGCCGCTGCGCAAGGGCGACATCGTGGGTGCGCCGAGCCTGGCGCTGAGCAGCCAGGGCAAGCCGCAGACCCTCACCCAGGGCAAGGAAATCGCGGTGCGCGCGGCCATGAACGGCGCCAGCGAAGTAGACATCCAGAACGCCCCGCTGGTGTTCCTGGGCTACGGCGTGAACGCGCCGGAGCGCAACTGGAACGACTTCAAGGACGTCGACCTGAAGGGCAAGATCGCCGTCGTGCTGATCAACGACCCGGACTTCGAAACCGGCGAAGGCAGCTTCGACGGCAAGGGCATGACCTACTACGGTCGCTGGACCTACAAGTACGAAGAGGGCGCCCGCCAGGGTGCGCTGGGCGTGCTGATCGTGCACGAAACCGCGCCGGCCTCCTACGGCTGGGCCACGGTGGCCGGCTCCAACACCAACACCATGTTCGACGTGGTCCGCGACAACCCGGCCGAAGCGCACCCGCTGCTGGAAGGCTGGATCCAGCGCGACCTGGCGGTGGACCTGTTCAAGCGCGCCGGGCAGGACTTCGAGGCCCTCAAGAAGAAGGCGCAGCGCCCGGACTTCAAGCCGGTGGAGCTGAAGGGCGAAACGCTGTCGGCCAAGTACGCGGTGAAGACCGAGGTGATCACCTCGCACAACGTGGCCGCGCGCCTGGAAGGCAGCAAACACCCGGATGAAACCGTGGTGTACAGCGCGCACTGGGACCACATCGGCGTGGGCAAGCCGGACGCGAATGGCGACACCATCTTCAACGGCGCGCTGGACAACGCCAGCGGCACCGCCTCGCTGGTGGAACTGGCCCGAGGCTTCGCCAAGGGCCCGCGCCCGGAGCGTTCGGTGTTGTTCCTGGCAGTGACCGCCGAAGAGAAGGGCCTGCTGGGTTCGGAGTACTACGCGACGCATCCGCTGTACCCGCTCGCGAAGACCGTGGCGGTGATCAACATGGACGGCATGGCGCCGTTCGGCCCGTCGCGCGACTTCGGCATCTACGGTTCGGCCAAGCTGGAACTGCTGGACCAACTCAAGGACGTGGCCAAGGGCTGGGACATCCGCTACACCCCGGACCCAAAGCCGGAAGCCGGCCTGTTCTTCCGCTCCGACCACTTCCCGTTCGCCAAGCGTGGCGTGCCGGCGGTGTCGTACTCGGCGGGCCAGGATTGGGTGGACGGTGGGATTGAGGCGGGCAAGAAGGCTTCGGACGACTACACCGCCAAGCGCTACCACCAGCAGGGCGACGAATGGCAGCCGGACTGGAAGTTCGCCGGTGCCGCCCGCGACCTGGAAGTGCTGTACACGCTGGGCAACCAGCTGGCCAACAGCCGCGCCTGGCCGAACTGGAGCGATGATTCCCAGTTCCGCGCCACTCGGGACGCTTCGGCCACCGACCGGAAATGA
- a CDS encoding LytR/AlgR family response regulator transcription factor, translated as MQLDALIAEDEDLLRQSLVAQLQRLWPELRLVAECEDGASALERLAELKPDLALLDIRMPGISGIDVARALPELSPRTQVVFVTAYDQYAIDAFEQGAIDYLLKPVSDERLLATRERILARMQMERPDNAVLEQLLQRLGQQPGAQSNAPPLAWITASNGRDTQLIMLEDVVYFRADSKYTTVVTEAGESLLRTPLRELLEVLDPQRFRQVHRSTIVNMKAVAAVTRDDTGRGQLRLKQRPELLNVSQPFMSLFRGM; from the coding sequence ATGCAGCTTGATGCCCTCATTGCCGAAGACGAAGACCTGCTGCGCCAGTCGCTGGTGGCCCAGCTGCAGCGGTTGTGGCCGGAACTGCGGCTGGTGGCCGAATGCGAAGACGGTGCCAGCGCGCTGGAACGGCTGGCCGAGCTGAAGCCGGACCTGGCCCTGCTCGACATCCGCATGCCCGGCATCAGCGGCATCGACGTGGCGCGCGCGCTGCCCGAACTCAGCCCACGCACCCAGGTGGTGTTCGTGACCGCCTACGACCAGTACGCGATCGATGCATTCGAGCAGGGCGCCATCGACTACCTGCTCAAGCCGGTCAGCGACGAACGCCTGCTGGCCACGCGCGAGCGGATCCTGGCGCGCATGCAGATGGAGCGCCCGGACAACGCGGTGCTGGAGCAGTTGCTGCAGCGGCTGGGACAGCAGCCCGGTGCGCAGTCGAACGCGCCGCCGCTGGCCTGGATCACCGCCAGTAACGGCCGCGACACGCAGCTGATCATGCTGGAAGACGTGGTCTATTTCCGTGCCGACAGCAAGTACACCACGGTGGTGACCGAAGCCGGCGAAAGCCTGCTGCGCACGCCGCTGCGCGAGCTGCTGGAAGTGTTGGACCCGCAGCGCTTCCGCCAGGTGCACCGTTCCACCATCGTCAACATGAAGGCAGTGGCGGCGGTGACGCGGGATGACACCGGACGCGGGCAGTTGCGGTTGAAGCAGCGCCCGGAGCTGCTGAATGTCAGCCAGCCGTTCATGAGTCTGTTCCGCGGGATGTAA
- a CDS encoding CsgG/HfaB family protein, translating into MQTSTRLFGLALTATLLAACGKQEAPVEAAAPKQDSKLEAPAEKPLRGTPDFGGTTKVAREADGVGSTPELAVLAALQSAVAQVNGVRVASQMQSLRAGLHVDVDGEHVGDIRADAFAQQMIAASQGAVLGYEILSQEEVTQLDEEVIARVRASDAGYKYSASASASGSAQAQAEAADGSASASASMKQSYKEQASVNAERGAQSFESDVSRRTMRSYWKVRVRADIAQYRAPDEQGRPKIVVAQPHVRSGSYAVGDGRVASEEVAAAIRARLNDTLTQTKRFIVLDREFGEEMQAEIDHINSGNVRLQDTARLGQQLATDLILIPTIERFEYPRSVRNLRMSDRQVSSYSGGGRITLRLINATTGEVVMSDSFDHQLASTGPSTLPRVVDGKGMAAAMMESLSGQIGTAIITEIFPVSVVAMTGDQVVLSQGGDTLKVGQRWQAVMLGEELKDPQTGRSLGRNETPCCTIRVDRVASQTSYGTIEGGADVGGSAFKPGSIELRQQVGAVKDVAAAASGAGSAKPKAARAAAPKAQAPAEDPNW; encoded by the coding sequence TGCAGACCTCAACCCGACTGTTCGGCCTGGCCCTCACCGCGACCCTGCTTGCCGCCTGCGGCAAGCAGGAGGCGCCGGTGGAGGCGGCGGCCCCCAAGCAGGATTCGAAGCTGGAAGCCCCGGCCGAGAAACCCCTGCGCGGAACGCCCGATTTCGGCGGCACCACCAAGGTGGCGCGCGAAGCCGATGGCGTCGGCAGCACGCCGGAGCTGGCAGTACTGGCGGCGTTGCAGTCGGCGGTGGCACAGGTCAATGGCGTGCGCGTGGCCAGCCAGATGCAGAGCCTGCGTGCGGGCCTGCATGTGGACGTGGATGGGGAACACGTCGGCGACATCCGCGCCGACGCGTTCGCCCAGCAGATGATCGCCGCCTCGCAGGGGGCGGTGCTGGGCTATGAAATCCTTTCGCAGGAAGAAGTGACCCAGCTCGATGAAGAAGTGATTGCCCGCGTTCGCGCCAGCGACGCCGGTTACAAATATTCAGCGTCTGCCTCGGCCAGTGGCTCGGCGCAGGCGCAGGCCGAAGCGGCAGACGGCTCTGCGTCGGCCTCGGCCAGCATGAAGCAGAGCTACAAGGAACAGGCCAGCGTCAACGCCGAGCGCGGCGCGCAGTCGTTCGAGTCGGACGTCAGCCGCCGCACCATGCGCAGCTACTGGAAGGTGCGCGTGCGTGCCGATATCGCCCAGTACCGCGCGCCGGATGAGCAGGGCCGGCCGAAGATCGTGGTGGCGCAGCCGCACGTGCGCAGCGGCAGCTACGCGGTGGGCGACGGCCGCGTGGCCAGCGAAGAGGTGGCCGCCGCAATCCGCGCGCGGTTGAACGACACGCTGACCCAGACCAAGCGCTTCATCGTGCTCGACCGTGAGTTCGGCGAGGAGATGCAGGCCGAGATCGACCACATCAACAGCGGCAACGTGCGCCTGCAGGACACCGCGCGGCTGGGCCAGCAGCTGGCCACCGACCTGATCCTGATTCCGACCATCGAACGTTTCGAGTACCCGCGCAGCGTGCGCAACCTGCGCATGTCCGACCGCCAGGTGAGCTCGTACTCCGGCGGCGGGCGGATCACGTTGCGGCTGATCAACGCCACCACCGGCGAGGTGGTGATGTCCGACAGCTTCGACCACCAGCTGGCGTCGACCGGCCCGAGCACCCTGCCGCGCGTGGTGGATGGCAAGGGCATGGCGGCGGCGATGATGGAGTCGCTGTCGGGCCAGATCGGCACCGCGATCATCACCGAGATCTTTCCGGTGTCGGTGGTGGCGATGACCGGGGACCAGGTGGTGCTGAGCCAGGGCGGGGACACGCTGAAGGTGGGCCAGCGCTGGCAGGCGGTGATGCTGGGCGAGGAGTTGAAGGACCCGCAGACCGGTCGCTCGCTGGGCCGCAATGAGACCCCCTGCTGCACGATCCGGGTGGACCGGGTGGCCTCGCAGACCTCCTACGGCACCATTGAAGGCGGCGCGGATGTGGGCGGCAGCGCGTTCAAGCCGGGTTCGATCGAGTTGCGCCAGCAGGTGGGGGCGGTGAAGGACGTGGCAGCGGCTGCGTCCGGCGCTGGCAGCGCAAAGCCCAAGGCGGCCCGTGCGGCGGCGCCTAAGGCCCAAGCGCCGGCTGAAGATCCGAACTGGTGA
- a CDS encoding oxygenase MpaB family protein has translation MSSLLHRLARPATLPIRRWVLEAFPRDQSGIDYDHPLGDPGWFGPDSATWRVNAELPGMLAGGLCALMLQTLHPLALAGVYDHSNFREDLVGRLRRTTSFVACTSYAASGEVEALVAKVKRIHAQVRGTTADGQAYSADDPDLLTWVHVTEAYGFLQGCRRYCRDVPEAIADRYYNEYRRVAEALGATDVPATEAEVTAYFERQLPVLRCDARSREVLAVLSGIRLPVPMPGVSRDLFLSAGAAMLPEWANTMLERTPLQRAQARASAKVLQGISPLFHRALHDGTAPRACKRVGVPVSVLAHW, from the coding sequence ATGTCGTCACTGCTGCACCGCCTTGCCCGCCCCGCCACGCTGCCGATCCGGCGTTGGGTGCTGGAGGCGTTTCCCCGCGACCAGAGCGGCATCGACTACGACCATCCGCTGGGCGACCCGGGCTGGTTCGGACCGGACAGCGCCACCTGGCGGGTCAACGCCGAGCTGCCCGGCATGCTGGCCGGCGGGTTGTGCGCGCTGATGCTGCAGACCCTGCACCCGCTGGCGCTGGCCGGGGTGTACGACCACTCCAATTTCCGCGAAGACCTGGTCGGGCGGCTGCGTCGGACCACTTCGTTCGTGGCCTGCACCAGCTATGCCGCTTCGGGCGAAGTGGAAGCGCTGGTGGCCAAGGTGAAGCGCATCCACGCGCAGGTACGCGGGACCACGGCGGACGGGCAGGCGTACTCGGCCGATGATCCGGACCTGCTCACGTGGGTGCACGTGACCGAGGCCTATGGCTTCCTGCAGGGCTGCCGACGTTACTGCCGCGATGTGCCCGAAGCGATCGCCGACCGCTACTACAACGAGTACCGCCGTGTGGCAGAAGCATTGGGGGCTACCGACGTGCCGGCAACCGAAGCGGAGGTGACCGCGTACTTCGAGCGGCAGCTGCCGGTGCTGCGCTGCGACGCGCGTTCGCGCGAGGTCCTGGCAGTGTTGTCCGGGATACGTCTGCCCGTACCCATGCCCGGAGTGTCCCGCGACCTGTTCCTCAGCGCGGGTGCGGCGATGCTGCCGGAGTGGGCCAATACGATGCTGGAGCGCACGCCGTTGCAGCGCGCACAGGCGCGTGCGTCGGCAAAGGTGTTGCAGGGTATTTCACCCTTGTTCCACCGCGCATTGCATGACGGCACCGCCCCCCGGGCCTGCAAGCGCGTGGGCGTGCCAGTGAGTGTGCTGGCGCATTGGTGA
- a CDS encoding M13 family metallopeptidase produces MSKLRRPTLMLAIAASLSLGLAACDRDAAAPTTTPASDTAATPPAAPKPQLGSFGFDATGMDRSVAAGDDFFGFANGNWVKNTEIPADRSSFGSFNVISEKTLADTRAILEGAAADTKADGETKLIGDYYAAFMDEAGIESRGMGVVKPELDAIGGIADKSALATALGGTLRADVDLLNATNFYTDRLFGTWVSVDLLQPDRNAPYLVQGGLGLPDRDFYLQGGRMAELRKQYQAYIAQVLQLAGVADPAAKAQRIVALETRIAQAHATQEETNDVAKGANAWKQADLSAKAPGMDWAAFLAAAGLDKQDDFIVWQPKAVAGISRLVATEPLDVWKDYLTFHALDRAAPYLPKAMADARFAFHGTVLNGTPQQSERWKRAVDESNNAVGEAIGKIYVEKHFDPATKARADEMAKNIIAAFAKRIDALEWMSPETKAHAKAKVEGLTVGMGYPDKWRDYSGLEVKRDDALGNAERASLFEYRRNLAKLGQPVDHSEWAMLPQTINAMNVPLENRLVFPAAILQPPFFDGAADDAVNYGAIGAVIGHEISHGFDNAGALFDQTGKLNNWWTAEDLKKFNAAGDALAAQFSSYQPFPGVSVNGRLTLGENIADVAGLATAYDAYQLSLQGKPGQTLEGFTPDQRFFLGFAQAWRSKAREQALRNSLLTNVHAPGQFRALTVRNLDAWYPAFEVKEGQKLYLAPEKRVKVW; encoded by the coding sequence ATGTCCAAGCTGCGCCGCCCCACCCTGATGCTTGCCATTGCCGCCAGCCTGTCGCTGGGCCTGGCCGCCTGCGACCGCGATGCGGCCGCGCCGACCACCACCCCCGCGTCCGATACCGCCGCCACCCCGCCCGCCGCGCCCAAGCCGCAGCTGGGCAGCTTCGGCTTCGACGCCACCGGCATGGACCGCAGCGTCGCCGCCGGTGACGACTTCTTCGGCTTCGCAAACGGCAACTGGGTGAAGAACACCGAGATCCCGGCCGACCGCTCCAGTTTCGGCAGCTTCAATGTCATTTCCGAGAAAACCCTGGCCGACACCCGCGCCATCCTCGAAGGCGCGGCGGCCGACACCAAGGCCGACGGTGAAACCAAGCTGATCGGCGACTACTACGCCGCGTTCATGGACGAAGCCGGGATCGAATCGCGCGGCATGGGCGTGGTGAAGCCGGAACTGGACGCCATCGGCGGCATCGCCGACAAGTCCGCGCTGGCCACCGCGCTGGGTGGCACCCTGCGCGCCGACGTGGACCTGCTCAACGCCACCAACTTCTACACCGACCGCCTGTTCGGCACCTGGGTGTCGGTGGACCTGCTGCAGCCGGACCGCAACGCGCCGTACCTGGTGCAGGGCGGACTGGGCCTGCCCGACCGCGACTTCTACCTGCAGGGCGGCCGCATGGCCGAGCTGCGCAAGCAGTACCAGGCCTATATCGCCCAGGTGCTGCAGCTGGCCGGCGTGGCCGACCCGGCGGCGAAGGCGCAGCGCATCGTCGCGCTGGAAACCCGCATCGCGCAGGCGCATGCCACCCAGGAAGAAACCAACGACGTGGCCAAGGGCGCCAACGCGTGGAAGCAGGCCGACCTGAGTGCCAAGGCGCCGGGCATGGACTGGGCCGCGTTCCTGGCCGCCGCCGGCCTGGACAAGCAGGACGACTTCATCGTGTGGCAGCCCAAGGCCGTGGCCGGCATTTCGCGCCTGGTCGCCACCGAGCCGCTGGACGTGTGGAAGGACTACCTGACCTTCCATGCGCTGGACCGCGCCGCGCCGTACCTGCCCAAGGCGATGGCCGACGCGCGCTTCGCCTTCCACGGCACCGTGCTCAACGGCACCCCGCAGCAGAGCGAGCGCTGGAAGCGTGCGGTGGATGAGAGCAACAACGCGGTAGGCGAAGCGATCGGCAAGATCTACGTCGAGAAGCATTTCGACCCGGCCACCAAGGCCCGCGCCGACGAGATGGCCAAGAACATCATCGCCGCCTTCGCCAAGCGCATCGACGCGCTGGAGTGGATGTCGCCGGAAACCAAGGCGCACGCCAAGGCCAAGGTGGAAGGGCTGACCGTGGGCATGGGATACCCGGACAAGTGGCGCGACTACAGCGGCCTGGAAGTGAAGCGCGACGACGCGCTGGGCAATGCCGAACGTGCCAGTCTGTTCGAGTACCGCCGCAACCTGGCCAAGCTGGGCCAGCCGGTGGACCACAGCGAATGGGCGATGCTGCCGCAGACCATCAACGCGATGAACGTGCCGCTGGAAAACCGCCTGGTGTTCCCGGCCGCGATCCTGCAGCCGCCGTTCTTCGACGGCGCGGCCGACGACGCGGTGAACTACGGCGCCATCGGCGCGGTGATCGGCCATGAGATCAGCCACGGCTTCGACAATGCCGGTGCGCTGTTCGACCAGACCGGCAAGTTGAACAACTGGTGGACGGCCGAAGACCTGAAGAAGTTCAACGCAGCCGGCGACGCGCTGGCGGCGCAGTTCAGCAGCTACCAGCCGTTCCCGGGCGTGTCGGTCAACGGCCGCCTGACCCTGGGCGAGAACATCGCCGACGTGGCCGGCCTGGCCACCGCCTACGACGCCTACCAGCTGTCGCTGCAGGGCAAGCCGGGCCAGACCCTGGAAGGCTTCACCCCCGACCAGCGCTTCTTCCTGGGCTTCGCCCAGGCCTGGCGCAGCAAGGCGCGCGAGCAGGCGCTGCGCAATTCGCTGCTGACCAACGTGCACGCGCCGGGCCAGTTCCGCGCGCTCACCGTGCGCAACCTGGACGCGTGGTACCCGGCGTTCGAAGTGAAGGAAGGCCAGAAGCTGTACCTGGCACCGGAGAAGCGGGTCAAGGTGTGGTGA